ATGTGCCGCTTCACCGAGCGGATGGTCCGTTCCGGGTTGGTGATTGCCTGACGCTTGGCGACCTCTCCGACCAACACCTCGCCGGACTTGGAAAAGCCGACTACCGAGGGAGTCGTCCGCTTGCCCTCGGCGTTGGGAATGACTGTCGGCTCGCCAGCCTCGAGAACGCTGACGACCGAGTTAGTAGTGCCGAGGTCGATGCCGACGGCCTTTGGCATTGGGTGCCTCCTGATTACCTAGAGAACTCTGTGTGCTCCCAGGGTAACAGAGTTGAGTGTCTAACACTCAAGAAATCTTCTAGTCGGCCCAAGTCAGGGTACCGGCGCTACCATCGGCGGGGTGGCAAGTCTCGTGCTGCTCCGCCACGGCCAGAGCCAGTGGAACCTCGAGAACCGCTTCACGGGCTGGTGGGACGTGGGGCTGTCGGATCAGGGTGAAAAAGAGGCCCGCTCCGCCGGCTCGCTCCTCGCCGGCGAGGGCATGGTGTTCGACGAGGCCCACACCTCGGTACTCACCCGGGCGATCAAGACCCTCGAGCTGGCTCTGGAGGAGATGGGCCAGCTGTGGATGCCGGTGCGCCGGCACTGGCGTCTCAACGAGCGCCACTACGGGGCGCTTACTGGGCTCGACAAGGCCGAGACCAAGGCGAAGTACGGCGAGAAGCAATTCATGGAGTGGCGCCGCAGCTACGCGATCCAGCCGCCTCCCATGCCGCCGGGCGACCCGTTCGACGTCCGCTCGGACGCCCGCTACGCCCCGTACCCCGGGGACATCGTCCCCACGACCGAATGCTTGGCGGACGTGGTGTCCCGCATGCTGCCCTACTGGTTCGACTCGGTCGCTCCATCGTTGCTGGCGGGTCGGACGGTTCTGATCGCCGCGCATGGAAACAGCCTCCGGGCGCTGATCAAGCACCTCGAGGGGATCTCAGACGACGACATCACCGGGTTGGAGATACCGACCGGCGTGCCGATCGTCTACGAGCTGGACCGCGAGCTGAGGCCGGTCGGCAAGCGCGAGCTCGGCGACCCCGACGCGATCGCCGCGGCGGCCGAGGCAGTCCGCCGGCAAGGCGACCGGTAGTCCCTTGAGCACCACTGCGGCGGCGCTGCGACAGGCGCGGGCGTCGCTGGTGGAGGACCGATCGGTTCGCGGCCAGGCGTGGTGCTCGCGTTACGCGTTCGCTTGCGACGAGTGGTTAGGCAACCTTCTCTTCGAAGCGGCGGGCGGGGACACGAAAGGTCTGGCGCTCATGGCCGTCGGCGGGTACGGGCGAAGGGAGCTCGCGCCGGGCAGCGACGTTGACCTGCTGCTGGTGCACAACGGCAAGCGACGGCCCAAGGAATTGAAGAACATCGCCGACGCGATCTGGTACCCGATCTGGGACACCGGCGTTCCTCTCGACCACAGCGTCAGGACTCCGAAAGAAGTGCGCGCGGCGATGGACGCAGACATCAAGGTCGCGTTGGGGCTTCTCGACGCGCGCTTGGTCGCCGGCGACGAACAGCTCGCCTCGGAGGTGTTGAGCAAGGCTGCGCAGCTGTGGTCGACCCGTTCGGATCGGTGGCTGCCGGCTCTGTCGTTGATGGTGCGTGAGCGTCATGATCGCTTCGGGGATCTGGCCTTCCTGCTGGAGCCGGATCTGAAGGAGGCGCGCGGCGGGACGCGCGACCTGCACCTGCTCAGTTCCCTCGGCCGGGTGGTGCCCTTCCTCGTGGGACTGCTCGACGATCCGGGCGTGGCGCCGGCCGGCGAGGTGCTCACCGATGTCCGGGTGGAATTGCACCGCCTGACCGGCCGGGCCGGGAACCTTCTACTGCTTCAGGATCAGGACGGAGTGGCGTCGGCGCTTGGTTACCCCGACGCCGACGGGTTGATGGCCGCGGTGGCCGGCGCCGCTCGGGTGATCGCGTGGACGAGCGACGACGCGTGGCGGCGCATCGCTTCGTGGCTGGAAGGCCCGAAAGGACGAGGGGGTAGCGGTGACCGGGCTGTCGAGCCCGGTGTGGTCATCCGCGACGCCGAAGTGGTTCTGGCGGCCGGCACGCAGGTCGGCGACGATCCGTCGTTGGCGCTGAGGGTCGCGGCGGCCTCGGCTGAGCTCGACCTTCCCATTGCCAGGTCGACACTCGACCGCCTCGGCACGGAAGCTTTGGTGCCGTCAGGCGTGTGGCCGCCCGAGGTTCTGCACTCCTTACTGAGGCTGCTAGGCGCGGGGCTTACTGCGGTTGCCGCGATCGAGGCTCTAGACCAGAAGGGCTTGTGGGTCCGGTACCTGCCCGAGTGGGAGCCGGTGCGCAACCGTCCTCAGCGCAACGCATACCACCGTTTTACGGTCGACCGGCATCTCGTCGAGACTGCTGCCGGTGCGGCCGCGCTGCAGAGCCGCGTCTCGCGCCCGGACCTCCTTCTGCTCGGGGCGTTGCTGCACGACATCGGCAAGGGGCGCGGGGTCGATCACACCGAGGCCGGTATCGAAGTGGTTCGCGGTATGGCGCCGCGGCTGGGCTTGCCGCCGGCGGACGTGATGATGCTCGAGTCGATGGTGAGGCATCACTTGCTCCTGCCAGACGTGGCGACCAGACGCGACATCGAGGACCCCGCCACAGCCGCGGCGGTGGCTGCCGCAGTCGGGGACAGGTTGACCCTCCAGCTTCTGGCTGCGTTGACCGAGGCCGACAGCATCGCGACCGGCCCTTCGGCTTGGGGGGTCTGGAAGGCGGGGCTGGTAGCGAAGCTGGTCGAGCGGACTTCGGCCGTGCTGGAGGGCCACCCTCCACCGGACCGCCGGGATCTCGAGCTCGGCCCGGAGCAGCGAGAACTTCTGGCTGGAGGACGCCTGGAAGTGCTGGTCGACGGTGGCCGGGTGACGGTCGCCGCGCCGGACCGGGCGGGGCTTCTCTCGACCGTCTCCGGTGTCTTAACACTGTCGGGGCTGACGGTGCGAAGCGCGAGCACCGTGTCGGACGAGCCTTCGCGCATGGCGCTGCTCAGCTTCGACGTGGCGCCGACCTTCGACCGTCTCCCGAACTGGACCAAGGTTCGCAACGACCTCGAAGCCGCCATCGATGGGCGTCTCCCCCTCGGCGAGCTTCTGGACGAGCGTGAATCCCACTACGACCGGCTTAGGCGGAGGTCGTCGGCGCACCAGCCGGCGGTGGGTGTTTTCATCGACAACGACGCCTCGGTCGACTGCACGGTCGTCGAGGTGAGAGCGCCCGACCGGGGGCCGGTCCTTTACCGGCTGACCAGAGCGCTCACTGCGTGCGAGCTGATCATCCAGCGGGCGCTGGTGAACACTCTAGGGGCGGAGGCGGTCGACGTCTTCTACGTTCAGGACGGGTCGGGCGAGAAGGTCACCGACGGTACGTCGAAGGACCGGATAGCGAGAGCCCTCACCGACGCAGCCAAACAACAAGCGGGATCAGAGACGCTGATGAACTGACGAAGAGACCGTGAGCGCAACCAGGCTCACGGTCTCGACGTCAGTAAACGAGCGCTACTTGTCCAGCTTGTTGTGCTGGTACCACAGCCACATGGCGATGGAGAACCATCCGGCGGCGATGACACCCCACGCTGCGGCGAAGCCGGTCTTGCCGTTGGTGGCGGCGATGATCACGATTCCGATCGCGATGAGCGACATGAGCAGGAATCCCCGCCACACCCACACGGACTGGACCGAGCGGGACTCCTGGACCGACCAGCGATCGTCTGGCATCGGTGCCAGCCTAGATCGCGTCGGCACCGGTTTCTCCTGTCCTGATCCGGACGACGCCGTCGATCGGGGTGACCCAGATCTTGCCGTCGCCGATCTTCTCGGTCTTGGCGGCCTTCGTGATCGATTCGACGACCTCGGTGACCAGGCCGTCGTTGACGATCACCTCGACCTTGATCTTCGGCGTGAAGGCGACCTGGTACTCGGCTCCGCGGTACACCTCGGTGTGCCCTTTTTGGCGACCGAAGCCCTGGACCTCGGTGATCGTCATGCCGGTCACACCGGCGGCTTCGAGAGCTTCTTTGACCTCGTCCAGCTTGAACGGTTTGACGACTGCGGTAACGAGCATCATCACGCATCACCTCCGAAGTGAGGAGCTGACGCAGGTTCAGGAGCTCGTGCCGGTGGGCTTGCGCTTCCGCCGCCGGCCGAGGCACCGACCAGTTCTCCGACTCGCGTGTAGCCCTCGTCTGCGGGATAAGCCTCCTCGTCGTGTACGGCGAGGTCGCCGATCTCGAGCTCCTCGTCGGGCATCCTCAGTCCCTTGAAGAGGAACTTGAGCACGGTGAGGATTATGAACGTGACCACGGCGTCCCAGACGATGATCGTCAGAGCGGCGAAGAACTGGATGAAGAACTGGTGCCGGTTGCCGTAGTACCACCCGCTGAACGACACCGGGGTCAGCCCGGTCTTCGACGTCCCGCTGCTCGCGTACAGGACGACGGCGGGGTCGGCCAGGATCCCCACCAGTAATCCCCCGCACAGTCCGGCCAGGCCGTGGGTGAACACCACCCCCATCGCGTCGTCAACCCTCTTGAGGGTGAGCGGCTGGATGTAGGTCCAGGCGAACCAAACGATGCTGGAAGCGATGGCACCGATCAGCAGGGCGCCGGAGCCGTTGACGTAACCGGCGGCCGGGGTGATCGCAACGAGACCGACGATCATGCCGTTCACCGCTCCGAGGAAAGTCGGCTTGCCGGGCTTCACGAACATGTCCCACAGCATCCAGGTGAGCAGGGCTGCTGCAGTGGCCAGGTTGGTGTTGACGACCGCGGTAGCGGCGTTCGCGCTCGCGAAGTACGGGTCGCCGCCGTTGAAGCCGTTCCAGCCCAACCACAGGATGCCCGCACCTATCGACACGAGCGGCAGGTTGTGCGGGACGAATCGCGCCTTATCACGGGCCAGCCTCGGTCCGAGCATCCAGGCCGCAACGAAGCCGCTGGTGCCGGCCGCCAGGTGGATGACATACCCACCGGAGAAGTCGAGAGCGCCCTCGTGGCCCCAGTAGCCGCCGCCCCAGATGAGCATGGCGTTGACGCTGTAGACGAAGGTCGACCACAGCGGGACGAAGAGCACCCAGACCTTGAATTTGATCCGTCCCAGCACGCTTCCCAGGAAGAGAAGGGGGGTGATCGCGGCGAACACGAACTGGAAGTAGAACAGCGCGGTCGTCGAGAACTTCAGCGGAACGGTCGCTCCGCCGTTGGCGAACAGCTGCGCCGGCGCTATCTGGGAACTACCCCGAATTGCGGTTTGTGGATGGCCGACCAGGTTCCCGAAGAAGTTGTGGAAGAAGTTGCCGTCGTACTTCCATCCGGGAGCGGGCCAGGTGTTCGCCGTGCCGCTTCCAACTGGAACCCCGAAGCCCATCTTGTAGCCCCAGAGCGCCCAGACGACGAGCACTCCGGAGAAGCCGGCGAAGGCCATCAGAAGTGTGTTGACGACCCATTTCTTGGGCACCAGGCCGGCGTAGAGAACCGCCAGCGCCGGGATGCTCATGAGGCCGACGAACGTGGCCGCGGTCAGCTGCCACGCCGTGTCGCCGGAGTCGATCTGCGCTATGTCCGAGCAGGCGTTGGCGTTCCCGACCACTGCGTTCTGCCCGCAGCTCGCAGCGTGAATAAGTTGTGTTGCTATTAGGGACAAGGCCCCTCCTGTAGCCGATGGGTTTCGAGAAGGCTAAGAAGCCGTTGTTTCCCTTCGTTGACCGTTGTGTTGCCGGCGTGTTAACAGGAGCTCTCACCGCAAAGAGACAATTTCCGACGCCGACCATCCGGAGATATGTACAGTTCGCGCCATGCCAGCCGATCGCAAGCTCGAGCATCTAGCCAACGTCCGCATGTTCTCGGCGCTCAGCCGCAAGGAGTTGAACATGGTCGCCAAGGCCGCGGACGTGGTGATCCTCAAGGCAGGGACCGAGATCGTCACCGAAGGCAGCACGGGGCACGAGTTCTTCCTGATCCTCGCCGGACAGGGGACGGTCCGCCGGGGCGGGCGCAAGGTCGCCACCCTCGGGCCGGGGGACTACTTC
The Acidimicrobiales bacterium genome window above contains:
- a CDS encoding ammonium transporter, with the protein product MSLIATQLIHAASCGQNAVVGNANACSDIAQIDSGDTAWQLTAATFVGLMSIPALAVLYAGLVPKKWVVNTLLMAFAGFSGVLVVWALWGYKMGFGVPVGSGTANTWPAPGWKYDGNFFHNFFGNLVGHPQTAIRGSSQIAPAQLFANGGATVPLKFSTTALFYFQFVFAAITPLLFLGSVLGRIKFKVWVLFVPLWSTFVYSVNAMLIWGGGYWGHEGALDFSGGYVIHLAAGTSGFVAAWMLGPRLARDKARFVPHNLPLVSIGAGILWLGWNGFNGGDPYFASANAATAVVNTNLATAAALLTWMLWDMFVKPGKPTFLGAVNGMIVGLVAITPAAGYVNGSGALLIGAIASSIVWFAWTYIQPLTLKRVDDAMGVVFTHGLAGLCGGLLVGILADPAVVLYASSGTSKTGLTPVSFSGWYYGNRHQFFIQFFAALTIIVWDAVVTFIILTVLKFLFKGLRMPDEELEIGDLAVHDEEAYPADEGYTRVGELVGASAGGGSASPPARAPEPASAPHFGGDA
- a CDS encoding [protein-PII] uridylyltransferase; this translates as MSTTAAALRQARASLVEDRSVRGQAWCSRYAFACDEWLGNLLFEAAGGDTKGLALMAVGGYGRRELAPGSDVDLLLVHNGKRRPKELKNIADAIWYPIWDTGVPLDHSVRTPKEVRAAMDADIKVALGLLDARLVAGDEQLASEVLSKAAQLWSTRSDRWLPALSLMVRERHDRFGDLAFLLEPDLKEARGGTRDLHLLSSLGRVVPFLVGLLDDPGVAPAGEVLTDVRVELHRLTGRAGNLLLLQDQDGVASALGYPDADGLMAAVAGAARVIAWTSDDAWRRIASWLEGPKGRGGSGDRAVEPGVVIRDAEVVLAAGTQVGDDPSLALRVAAASAELDLPIARSTLDRLGTEALVPSGVWPPEVLHSLLRLLGAGLTAVAAIEALDQKGLWVRYLPEWEPVRNRPQRNAYHRFTVDRHLVETAAGAAALQSRVSRPDLLLLGALLHDIGKGRGVDHTEAGIEVVRGMAPRLGLPPADVMMLESMVRHHLLLPDVATRRDIEDPATAAAVAAAVGDRLTLQLLAALTEADSIATGPSAWGVWKAGLVAKLVERTSAVLEGHPPPDRRDLELGPEQRELLAGGRLEVLVDGGRVTVAAPDRAGLLSTVSGVLTLSGLTVRSASTVSDEPSRMALLSFDVAPTFDRLPNWTKVRNDLEAAIDGRLPLGELLDERESHYDRLRRRSSAHQPAVGVFIDNDASVDCTVVEVRAPDRGPVLYRLTRALTACELIIQRALVNTLGAEAVDVFYVQDGSGEKVTDGTSKDRIARALTDAAKQQAGSETLMN
- a CDS encoding P-II family nitrogen regulator, coding for MMLVTAVVKPFKLDEVKEALEAAGVTGMTITEVQGFGRQKGHTEVYRGAEYQVAFTPKIKVEVIVNDGLVTEVVESITKAAKTEKIGDGKIWVTPIDGVVRIRTGETGADAI
- the gpmA gene encoding 2,3-diphosphoglycerate-dependent phosphoglycerate mutase, translating into MASLVLLRHGQSQWNLENRFTGWWDVGLSDQGEKEARSAGSLLAGEGMVFDEAHTSVLTRAIKTLELALEEMGQLWMPVRRHWRLNERHYGALTGLDKAETKAKYGEKQFMEWRRSYAIQPPPMPPGDPFDVRSDARYAPYPGDIVPTTECLADVVSRMLPYWFDSVAPSLLAGRTVLIAAHGNSLRALIKHLEGISDDDITGLEIPTGVPIVYELDRELRPVGKRELGDPDAIAAAAEAVRRQGDR
- a CDS encoding cyclic nucleotide-binding domain-containing protein; amino-acid sequence: MPADRKLEHLANVRMFSALSRKELNMVAKAADVVILKAGTEIVTEGSTGHEFFLILAGQGTVRRGGRKVATLGPGDYFGELALLDRSPRNATIVAETEMEVAVIGQREFMAVLDRVPAVSHKLLVTMAHRLRESDTRAVSH